One genomic segment of candidate division KSB1 bacterium includes these proteins:
- a CDS encoding right-handed parallel beta-helix repeat-containing protein has product MDKCRISNNSSKGIYVNGNAWSSAYAHPTLSNNYIHHNSSSGITVGNYAKPLITGNQIAYNNAYGIEATSSYTGEVSYNRVANSSFQGLLFYASSHAQVHRNTVEANGSGGVYIFSNSNVTAYGSGNTKGRNEITGNSGVGLYASSSSPSFGYASNGNNWIQSNSSYEAQQVGSGYQILAENCYWGGGAPAPSEISGNVDYTPYTTTLPNPVGWGQNDAYDPSLRMWQEDSVIVAQPFANVQFALRESAVASQAKNANETSTNRTADLQAAINVGLATGDWSPASILITDLHRELQDARIPALDFALVNTYANDSKVAAFIRKMLALLLMEKDLVENKVSPALAKLAAFRQSNSANAAELLANAGLIHLHRQNGQAAASGVYFYELAAGNKVERKKMTLVR; this is encoded by the coding sequence TTTATGTGAATGGCAATGCCTGGTCCAGTGCCTATGCCCATCCGACTCTCAGCAATAACTACATTCACCACAACAGCAGCAGCGGCATCACGGTGGGGAACTACGCCAAGCCCCTCATTACCGGAAACCAGATTGCGTACAATAACGCTTACGGCATCGAGGCTACTTCTTCTTATACCGGCGAGGTGTCGTATAATCGCGTCGCCAACAGCAGCTTCCAGGGTTTGCTCTTCTACGCTTCCAGCCATGCGCAAGTACATCGCAATACCGTCGAAGCCAATGGGTCGGGAGGCGTTTATATTTTTTCCAACAGCAATGTCACGGCTTATGGCTCGGGTAACACTAAGGGCCGCAACGAAATTACCGGTAATTCCGGCGTTGGCCTTTATGCGTCGAGCAGCTCGCCGAGTTTCGGGTACGCCTCGAATGGCAATAACTGGATTCAAAGCAACTCCAGTTATGAAGCCCAACAGGTCGGCAGCGGTTACCAAATCCTGGCGGAAAATTGTTATTGGGGTGGCGGCGCGCCGGCGCCCAGTGAAATCTCCGGCAACGTCGATTACACGCCATACACCACAACGCTGCCCAATCCCGTCGGTTGGGGCCAAAACGATGCCTACGATCCGTCGCTGCGAATGTGGCAGGAAGACAGCGTCATCGTCGCTCAACCATTCGCGAATGTCCAATTTGCATTGAGAGAGTCTGCGGTTGCATCGCAAGCTAAAAATGCAAATGAGACCTCGACGAACCGGACGGCAGATTTGCAGGCCGCAATCAATGTTGGACTCGCCACCGGCGATTGGAGCCCAGCCAGTATACTCATAACCGATTTGCATCGCGAGCTGCAGGATGCGCGTATCCCTGCCCTCGATTTTGCGCTGGTCAATACTTACGCGAATGATTCCAAAGTCGCCGCGTTCATTCGCAAAATGCTGGCGCTCTTACTGATGGAAAAAGATCTGGTCGAAAACAAAGTATCGCCGGCGTTGGCAAAATTGGCGGCCTTTCGTCAGAGCAATTCCGCGAACGCCGCGGAGCTTTTGGCCAATGCCGGATTGATTCATCTCCATCGCCAAAACGGCCAAGCCGCGGCGAGCGGCGTTTATTTCTACGAGCTGGCGGCTGGCAACAAAGTTGAGCGAAAAAAGATGACACTGGTGCGATAA
- a CDS encoding S8 family serine peptidase, with product MKEQGVSGKWQITSSSFLGLICLLGLFAATSWAQIKIKNRPRVVPGQLIVKYKASVEENVIQNSLQEAGLRVIRSSEALGVFLCATNVVTVQAAIDAVQACQADPNIEYVEPNYYLYAIETMAEREPFALKQGSPRVPNDPRFGELWNMRNSNDADIDGPEAWATQTGSNDVLVAIIDTGIDYNHEDLQEQMWRNPGESGNGKENNGVDDDNNGYQDDYRGWNFVFDNNDPYDNNGHGTHCAGVVGAVGNNGRGIAGVNWRVKMMAIKFLDQNGSGTTQDAAEAIIYATKMGAKVLSNSWGGGENSRTLQDAIQFASDRGVLFIAAAGNESSNTDRVANYPSTYNVPNVVAVASSDRNDALSSFSNYGRYTVDLAAPGSSILSAQPLNRYQLLSGTSMATPHVAGVAALIWAQYPTLTMHQVLVRLLGSTDRKNAFIGRMVTGGRLNAANAFSTNPLIAFTTDLPYTNNTVGPYKVNTSAVDDGAITNVKLVYSVNGATSDSVNMTSIGNDSYTADIPGKPLETVINYLVIATDNDGNRTASPTYTFRVTNEQPPEEGCCGGSAVAFDGLDSSMRWALEIPANIAFFLLPLVLLRRRQK from the coding sequence ATGAAGGAGCAAGGTGTAAGTGGCAAGTGGCAAATTACCAGCAGCAGTTTTTTGGGTTTAATCTGCCTTTTAGGATTGTTTGCGGCAACCAGCTGGGCGCAAATCAAAATTAAAAACAGACCGCGCGTGGTGCCGGGCCAGCTTATTGTGAAGTACAAGGCCAGTGTGGAGGAAAACGTGATTCAAAACAGCCTGCAAGAAGCCGGTTTGCGCGTCATCAGAAGTTCCGAGGCCCTGGGCGTTTTTCTTTGCGCGACGAATGTGGTTACCGTGCAAGCAGCGATCGACGCGGTGCAAGCCTGCCAGGCTGATCCCAACATCGAATACGTGGAGCCGAATTATTATCTTTACGCCATTGAAACCATGGCGGAGAGAGAACCCTTCGCGCTCAAACAAGGCTCGCCGCGCGTCCCCAACGATCCGCGCTTCGGCGAGCTATGGAATATGCGCAACAGCAACGACGCCGACATTGACGGGCCGGAAGCCTGGGCCACACAAACCGGCAGCAACGACGTGCTGGTGGCGATCATCGACACCGGCATCGATTACAATCACGAAGATTTGCAAGAGCAGATGTGGCGCAATCCCGGTGAATCCGGCAACGGCAAGGAAAATAACGGCGTCGATGACGATAACAACGGCTATCAGGACGACTATCGCGGCTGGAATTTTGTTTTTGACAACAATGATCCTTACGACAACAATGGGCATGGCACGCATTGCGCCGGTGTCGTCGGTGCGGTCGGCAACAACGGCAGGGGCATCGCCGGCGTGAACTGGCGCGTGAAGATGATGGCGATCAAATTTCTCGACCAGAACGGTTCCGGCACCACGCAAGACGCGGCGGAAGCGATCATTTACGCAACGAAAATGGGCGCGAAAGTTCTCAGCAACAGTTGGGGCGGCGGCGAAAACTCGCGCACGCTGCAGGACGCCATCCAATTTGCCAGCGATCGCGGCGTGCTGTTCATTGCCGCCGCCGGCAACGAGTCGTCGAATACCGATCGCGTGGCAAATTATCCCTCGACTTACAATGTCCCGAATGTCGTTGCAGTTGCCAGTTCCGACCGCAATGATGCGCTGTCAAGCTTTTCGAACTACGGCCGGTACACCGTTGATCTCGCCGCTCCAGGCTCCAGTATTCTCAGCGCCCAGCCGCTGAACCGCTATCAATTGCTCAGCGGCACCAGCATGGCGACACCGCACGTGGCCGGCGTGGCGGCGCTGATTTGGGCGCAATACCCGACTCTCACCATGCACCAAGTGCTCGTTCGTCTGCTCGGTTCGACCGATCGCAAAAACGCTTTCATTGGCCGAATGGTCACTGGCGGGCGTTTGAACGCGGCCAATGCTTTTTCCACCAATCCGTTAATTGCGTTCACGACAGATTTGCCTTACACCAATAATACTGTTGGTCCGTACAAAGTGAATACCTCGGCTGTTGATGATGGCGCGATCACGAACGTCAAGTTGGTTTATTCCGTCAATGGCGCAACAAGCGACAGCGTAAATATGACGAGCATCGGCAACGATTCGTATACCGCCGATATTCCCGGCAAGCCGCTGGAGACCGTGATTAATTATCTCGTTATTGCAACGGACAATGACGGCAATCGCACCGCCAGCCCGACGTATACTTTCCGAGTCACCAACGAGCAACCACCCGAAGAAGGATGTTGCGGCGGCAGCGCCGTGGCCTTCGACGGCCTGGATTCTTCGATGCGCTGGGCTTTGGAAATTCCTGCCAACATCGCGTTTTTCCTGCTGCCGCTGGTGTTGTTGCGTCGCCGCCAAAAGTAA
- a CDS encoding fumarylacetoacetate hydrolase family protein, which yields MTRAFAFLNKKNFPQIGVEWGGEQYNFSRAWEIFKQIKLDRSAPDLPFLQLMVELDLFHAETFDEVFATLKEYRPLDDLRLQQEVRKQAPISRPQKILCIGRNYLEHAKELGNQPAAGEPVFFGKAVSSMIATEEAVRIPRQYGRIDHEVELALVIGKTASNIAAPYAADFIAGYTILNDVTARELQKKDAAAGLPWFRAKSFDTFCPIGPYLIPSENVPNPQALNLQLTVNDQVRQKGSTADMIFPVTELVSYLSRFCTLQPGDIIATGTPPGVGPIQPGDTMVASIEGFGELMNPVV from the coding sequence TTGACGCGCGCATTTGCCTTCCTGAACAAGAAAAACTTTCCTCAAATCGGCGTGGAATGGGGTGGCGAGCAGTACAATTTTTCACGGGCCTGGGAAATTTTCAAGCAGATCAAGCTCGATCGCAGCGCGCCGGATCTGCCGTTCTTGCAATTGATGGTGGAATTGGATCTCTTTCACGCCGAGACGTTTGACGAAGTTTTTGCGACGTTGAAAGAATACCGGCCGCTCGATGATTTGCGTTTGCAGCAGGAGGTTCGCAAGCAAGCGCCGATCAGCCGGCCGCAAAAAATTTTGTGCATTGGCCGCAATTACCTCGAACACGCGAAAGAACTGGGCAACCAACCTGCCGCCGGCGAGCCGGTTTTTTTTGGCAAGGCGGTATCGTCGATGATCGCGACCGAGGAAGCGGTGCGGATTCCGCGGCAATACGGCCGCATTGATCACGAGGTCGAGCTGGCGCTGGTGATCGGCAAAACCGCCTCGAATATCGCAGCGCCATACGCCGCAGATTTTATTGCCGGCTACACCATTCTCAATGACGTCACGGCGCGCGAGCTGCAAAAGAAAGACGCGGCGGCCGGGCTGCCGTGGTTTCGCGCCAAAAGTTTTGATACCTTTTGTCCGATTGGCCCCTATCTCATCCCCTCTGAGAATGTGCCGAATCCTCAAGCGCTCAATTTGCAATTGACGGTCAACGATCAAGTTCGGCAAAAAGGCTCGACCGCGGACATGATTTTTCCGGTCACCGAGCTGGTCAGTTATCTCTCGCGTTTCTGCACGCTGCAACCGGGCGACATCATCGCCACCGGCACGCCGCCCGGCGTCGGCCCGATTCAACCGGGCGACACGATGGTGGCGAGCATTGAGGGCTTCGGTGAATTGATGAATCCGGTGGTGTGA